One stretch of Acholeplasma laidlawii PG-8A DNA includes these proteins:
- a CDS encoding Rnf-Nqr domain containing protein, producing MENNQSILPKPSRWLRLQYKKWFLILKNGISEENPIIVSVLGICSALAVTNRVENAIVMGIGVTFVIMASSMMVSMMRNLIPSKVRMVAFMVIISMFTIVVQMFLQAFLPVVAANLGAYTGLIITNCIVMGRAEAFAIKNPVKYTIIDGFANGMGYTLVLIAIAAVREPLAFGTFLGMSIPGFDNWINWNVMALAPGGFFVLTLLAWLVRTLTKKYEEA from the coding sequence ATGGAAAACAATCAATCAATCTTACCTAAACCAAGTCGCTGGTTAAGACTCCAATACAAAAAATGGTTTCTCATACTTAAAAATGGTATTTCAGAAGAAAACCCAATTATTGTCTCAGTATTAGGTATCTGTTCAGCACTTGCTGTTACAAATAGAGTAGAAAATGCAATCGTCATGGGTATTGGTGTTACATTCGTTATCATGGCTTCTTCTATGATGGTCTCTATGATGCGTAATCTCATCCCTTCAAAGGTACGTATGGTAGCTTTCATGGTTATTATTTCAATGTTTACTATCGTAGTTCAAATGTTCTTACAAGCATTCCTACCTGTAGTTGCTGCAAACCTTGGTGCATATACTGGTTTAATTATCACAAACTGTATTGTTATGGGTAGAGCAGAAGCATTTGCTATCAAAAATCCTGTTAAATATACTATTATTGACGGTTTTGCTAACGGTATGGGTTATACCTTAGTATTAATTGCAATCGCTGCAGTTCGTGAGCCTTTAGCATTTGGAACATTCCTTGGTATGAGTATCCCTGGTTTTGATAACTGGATTAACTGGAACGTTATGGCGTTAGCACCTGGTGGTTTCTTCGTATTAACCTTATTAGCATGGTTAGTGCGTACATTAACCAAGAAATATGAAGAAGCGTAG
- a CDS encoding Rnf-Nqr domain containing protein, with protein MELIELFLASILSNNIALIFILGMCSLIAVSTSIKNSVNMGVAVIFVVTITAIINWPIYELLKATGTEQLALLVFIIVIAAFVQFLEMFLAKYFPKIYESFGIFLPLITVNCIVLSVSLFFQQRNYDFLQTTVFAFGSSVGWTFAMILLAGVRQKMYRVSNLPKGLRGRAIAFLILGILALAFIGFTGIGRVSF; from the coding sequence ATGGAATTAATTGAATTATTCTTAGCATCAATACTATCAAATAACATCGCCTTGATCTTCATTTTAGGGATGTGTTCATTAATCGCTGTATCTACATCCATTAAAAACTCCGTCAACATGGGTGTTGCAGTTATCTTTGTTGTTACAATCACAGCTATAATTAACTGGCCAATTTATGAATTACTTAAAGCAACTGGTACAGAACAATTAGCATTATTAGTATTTATTATTGTTATTGCAGCATTTGTACAATTCTTAGAAATGTTCTTAGCTAAATATTTTCCAAAGATTTACGAATCATTTGGTATATTCTTACCACTAATTACTGTTAACTGTATCGTATTATCTGTATCACTGTTTTTCCAACAAAGAAATTATGACTTCTTACAAACAACCGTATTTGCATTCGGTTCTTCAGTTGGTTGGACATTTGCAATGATCTTACTTGCAGGTGTTAGACAAAAAATGTACCGCGTATCTAACCTTCCAAAAGGTTTACGTGGTCGCGCGATTGCATTCTTAATTTTAGGGATCTTAGCATTAGCATTCATTGGCTTTACCGGTATCGGTAGAGTGTCATTTTAG
- a CDS encoding NADH:ubiquinone reductase (Na(+)-transporting) subunit F, producing MDPLYTPIILIGLLIVVTLVVILVDKLLGGGGERKITVNKDNVITISGRETALNALTNNKIFLPSSCGGKATCGTCKFRLVDWHEAPKPTEIPFLSKDEISEGVRLSCQVVVTEDMQVEVPPSVLNVKPFYGKVVEVEQLTHDIRRIKFEMKEDFVFKPGQYLQIEVPGIETTRAYSIASNPNDLRHPEVIIRLVPGGVATKFIHKALVIGDTLKITGPFGDFFLQEESTRPIIMIAGGSGKAPIRSIIYKLIEQNMPRKAQYFFGARTKKDLYYTKEFKDVEAMYPNFKYIPALSTPLPEDEWDLDIGLITEVVARHTGDLSGHEAYLCGSPGMIDACIKVLREKGMPEEHIYFDKF from the coding sequence ATGGATCCATTATATACACCAATAATTCTTATTGGTTTACTCATCGTTGTTACACTTGTAGTTATCTTAGTTGATAAATTACTCGGTGGTGGTGGTGAACGTAAAATCACTGTTAATAAAGATAATGTCATTACAATCTCTGGTAGAGAAACAGCATTAAATGCATTAACTAATAATAAAATTTTCTTACCTTCTTCTTGTGGTGGTAAAGCTACTTGTGGTACATGTAAATTTAGATTAGTTGACTGGCATGAAGCTCCAAAACCTACAGAAATACCATTCTTATCAAAAGATGAAATTAGCGAAGGCGTTCGCTTATCATGTCAAGTGGTTGTCACTGAAGACATGCAAGTTGAAGTACCACCTTCCGTATTAAATGTTAAACCTTTCTATGGTAAAGTCGTTGAAGTTGAGCAATTAACACACGATATTAGACGTATTAAATTCGAAATGAAAGAAGATTTCGTATTCAAACCAGGACAATACTTACAAATCGAAGTACCTGGTATTGAAACAACGAGAGCATACTCTATTGCATCAAATCCAAATGATTTAAGACACCCTGAGGTAATTATTCGTTTAGTACCAGGCGGTGTTGCAACTAAGTTTATTCATAAAGCTTTAGTTATAGGCGATACATTAAAAATTACAGGTCCATTTGGTGACTTCTTCTTACAAGAAGAGTCTACTCGCCCAATCATTATGATTGCTGGTGGTTCTGGTAAAGCTCCAATTCGTTCAATTATCTATAAATTAATTGAACAAAACATGCCAAGAAAAGCACAATACTTCTTTGGTGCAAGAACTAAAAAAGATTTATATTATACTAAAGAATTCAAAGATGTTGAAGCGATGTATCCAAACTTCAAATATATTCCAGCTTTATCTACACCACTTCCAGAAGATGAGTGGGATCTAGATATCGGTCTTATTACAGAAGTTGTTGCAAGACACACTGGTGATCTAAGTGGTCACGAAGCATATCTTTGTGGATCTCCTGGTATGATCGATGCATGTATTAAAGTATTAAGAGAAAAAGGTATGCCTGAAGAACATATCTACTTCGATAAATTCTAA
- a CDS encoding V-type ATP synthase subunit D → MPNIANATRMELTRLKNQLATTRKGHRLLKDKQDEMMRQFLKLVEQYKVLRTLVEDKWLDALDKYDSAKAFHYESELREKFLVPATTLELEYKKESVMSVTVPKIEIKETIKPQITYSFHGTHPILDDIVLNLASNLDKFIELAAMDKRVRILIREIEKTKRRVNAIEHILIPEIMEDIKVVRMKINEAELSNTIRIMKSKDLILKKQLDSQK, encoded by the coding sequence ATGCCAAATATCGCTAATGCAACAAGAATGGAGCTTACAAGATTAAAAAATCAACTAGCTACAACAAGAAAGGGACATCGTCTTTTAAAGGATAAACAAGATGAGATGATGCGCCAATTTTTAAAACTGGTTGAACAATATAAAGTCTTACGCACGCTTGTTGAAGATAAATGGTTGGATGCCTTAGATAAGTATGATAGTGCTAAAGCGTTTCATTATGAATCTGAATTACGTGAAAAATTTCTAGTACCTGCAACAACGCTAGAACTTGAATATAAAAAAGAGTCCGTCATGAGTGTTACAGTACCTAAAATTGAGATTAAAGAAACTATAAAGCCTCAAATCACGTACTCATTTCATGGTACACATCCAATATTAGATGATATTGTCCTAAATCTAGCAAGTAATTTAGATAAGTTTATTGAACTTGCTGCAATGGATAAAAGAGTCCGTATCTTGATAAGAGAAATTGAAAAGACTAAGCGCCGTGTAAACGCGATTGAACATATTCTAATTCCTGAAATTATGGAAGACATTAAAGTTGTTCGAATGAAAATTAACGAGGCAGAATTATCTAATACAATACGTATCATGAAATCTAAAGATCTTATCTTAAAAAAACAATTAGATAGTCAAAAATGA
- a CDS encoding V-type ATP synthase subunit B, producing the protein MSNREYKTIKEVVGPLMLVTHTENVKYDETVRVKLANGTTRYGRVLEIDQDKALVQLFESSQGLKIEDAKAVFLGHGLELDLSPLILGRIFSGMGEPKDGKGKIIPEMKMDINGIPLNPVARDYPSEFIQTGVSSIDGLNTLVRGQKLPIFSGSGLPHNKLAAMIARNAKVVGTTDNFAVVFAAIGITFEESNFFIEEFKKSGAIDRTVMFVNLANDPAVERIATPRMAITAAEYLAYELDMHVLIIMTDITNYAESLREISAARKEVPGRRGYPGYMYTDLSSLYERAGRVKGKKGSITQLPILTMPEDDKTHPIPDLTGYITEGQVILSRSLHQKGIQPPVDVLPSLSRLKDKGIGEGKTRDDHSDTLNQLFASYARGKEAKELATVLGESALSDTDKLYAVFADKFEKEYLSQGYESNRTIEETLDLGWKLLNILPRSELKRISNKRLDKYYKVKE; encoded by the coding sequence ATGTCGAATAGAGAATATAAAACAATCAAAGAAGTCGTTGGACCCTTAATGCTTGTAACACATACTGAAAATGTTAAGTATGATGAAACAGTGCGTGTTAAACTAGCTAATGGTACGACCAGATATGGGCGTGTCCTAGAAATTGATCAAGATAAAGCGTTAGTTCAATTATTTGAATCCAGTCAAGGATTAAAAATAGAAGATGCTAAAGCAGTATTCTTAGGTCATGGTTTAGAACTTGATTTATCTCCACTCATTTTAGGCCGTATCTTTAGTGGTATGGGTGAACCTAAAGATGGTAAAGGTAAAATCATTCCAGAAATGAAAATGGATATTAATGGTATACCACTAAACCCGGTAGCTAGAGACTATCCATCTGAGTTTATTCAAACAGGAGTTTCATCCATTGATGGATTAAATACACTTGTTCGTGGACAAAAATTACCAATCTTTTCAGGATCAGGACTACCTCATAATAAACTAGCTGCAATGATTGCTAGAAATGCAAAAGTTGTTGGTACAACGGATAACTTTGCAGTAGTATTTGCTGCAATTGGTATTACATTTGAAGAGTCAAACTTCTTTATTGAGGAATTTAAAAAATCAGGTGCAATCGATAGAACAGTCATGTTTGTAAACCTTGCAAATGACCCGGCAGTTGAACGTATTGCAACCCCTCGTATGGCAATTACAGCAGCTGAGTATTTAGCTTATGAATTAGATATGCACGTTTTAATTATCATGACTGATATTACAAACTATGCAGAGTCCTTAAGAGAAATTTCAGCAGCGAGAAAAGAAGTGCCAGGACGTCGTGGTTACCCTGGTTATATGTATACTGACCTTTCGTCTTTATATGAGCGTGCAGGTCGTGTAAAGGGCAAAAAAGGCTCTATTACGCAATTACCTATCCTTACCATGCCAGAAGATGATAAGACCCACCCAATTCCTGACTTAACAGGATATATTACAGAAGGTCAAGTTATTTTATCTAGAAGCTTACATCAAAAAGGTATACAACCACCAGTGGATGTTTTACCATCTTTATCTCGTCTAAAAGATAAAGGTATTGGTGAAGGTAAAACAAGAGATGATCACTCTGATACATTAAACCAATTATTTGCAAGTTATGCACGTGGTAAAGAAGCTAAAGAATTAGCAACTGTACTCGGTGAATCTGCATTATCTGATACAGATAAACTCTATGCAGTATTTGCAGATAAGTTTGAAAAAGAATACTTATCTCAAGGATATGAATCCAATAGAACTATCGAAGAAACACTTGATCTAGGTTGGAAATTATTAAATATTCTACCAAGATCTGAATTGAAACGTATTTCTAATAAACGCTTAGATAAATACTACAAAGTTAAGGAGTAA